In Rutidosis leptorrhynchoides isolate AG116_Rl617_1_P2 chromosome 2, CSIRO_AGI_Rlap_v1, whole genome shotgun sequence, one genomic interval encodes:
- the LOC139889739 gene encoding F-box/LRR-repeat protein 12-like — protein sequence MCGSTLQRLSLTFCSQVTDKGFISIACYCPFLFVICLVRCSITDNGLGLMTKSCKSLVEVNLTYCNNITDCGIQYLSQNCRQLKVSLQLLPIVHCFLLSVICLIGCSITDSMLEILAKSCKSLIEVKLYTCTHITNRGIQYIFQNCRQLRALKIRSCKKVVGLGLRGFSSTLTILEASCCALDSTDVTEILRGGVGLEYLRLSWDVNERIFLGQGLTSIGLGNLKVLDIEWCKSIEDDVIISISKGCPLLRDWDLSHCPKVGLRGWESIGLYCQNLEIIHVYGCTRFCDKGLLCLGNGCKRLSIIWFGNGMNITSNGLSAFNLQRQDVKINKGSDATISFTSWRFTWPFKELQLSREPEFE from the exons ATGTGTGGGTCTACGTTGCAACGTCTTTCTCTTACTTTTTGTAGTCAAGTCACGGATAAAGGTTTCATTTCAATTGCGTGCTATTGTCCATTCTTGTTCGTTATCTGTCTTGTTCGTTGTTCTATCACTGATAACGGGCTCGGACTTATGACCAAATCCTGTAAATCTTTAGTAGAGGTCAATCTCACTTACTGCAATAACATAACTGATTGCGGGATTCAATATTTATCTCAGAATTGTCGTCAACTTAAG GTTTCGCTTCAGTTGCTTCCTATTGTCCATTGCTTTCTGTTATCTGTTATCTGTCTTATTGGTTGTTCTATCACTGATAGTATGCTTGAAATTCTGGCCAAATCTTGTAAATCTTTAATAGAGGTCAAACTTTATACCTGCACCCACATAACTAATCGTGGGATTCAATACATATTTCAAAATTGTCGTCAACTTAGGGCACTTAAAATACGGTCTTGCAAAAAAGTTGTTGGTTTAGGCTTGAGAGGGTTTTCTTCTACTTTGACAATATTAGAAGCGAGTTGTTGTGCATTAGATTCTACAGATGTTACTGAAATTTTAAGAGGAGGTGTTGGTCTTGAATATCTAAGGCTTTCGTGGGATGTTAATGAGCGTATATTTTTGGGACAAGGCCTGACAAGTATTGGTTTAGGAAATCTTAAAGTTCTTGATATAGAGTGGTGCAAATCCATTGAGGATGATGTTATTATAAGCATATCAAAAGGGTGTCCATTGTTGAGAGATTGGGACTTATCGCATTGTCCAAAAGTTGGTTTGCGTGGTTGGGAGTCGATTGGGTTGTACTGTCAAAATTTAGAGATAATACATGTGTACGGATGTACGAGGTTTTGTGATAAGGGATTACTATGTTTGGGTAATGGCTGCAAACGTCTGTCTATCATATGGTTCGGAAATGGTATGAATATCACTTCGAATGGATTGTCTGCCTTCAATTTACAAAGACAGGATGTGAAGATCAATAAGGGATCTGATGCAACGATCAGTTTTACGAGTTGGAGATTTACTTGGCCATTTAAAGAATTACAATTATCTCGAGAGCCAGAATTTGAATAG